The Trichoderma breve strain T069 chromosome 2, whole genome shotgun sequence DNA segment gtctcacatctctctctcttttgcttgaaTCAATATGCACTTCACGCCCTctctcgtcgccgtcggcCTCGCTGCCATCGGCCAAGTCGCGGCCAAGCCTTATCCCAATCCCGCTCAGGGCCTCAAGCCCATCAAGCAAATTGAGCTGGGCCCGCGACCTTACTTCCTGGTCGACAGCATGGAGGACGGCCCCCTCAAGAGCATGCTGGACTCTTgcaaggagatgaagatcaagccttcttccttctccattGCTCACCGTGGTGGTGGTCCTCTGCAGTTCCCCGAGCACTCGCGAGAGTCCAACCTGGCGGGCGCTCGCATGGGCGCCGGCGTGCTCGAGTGCGACGTCGCTTTCACCAAGGATCTCGAGCTGGTGTGCCGCCACAGTCAATGTGATTTGCACACCACGACCAACATCGTCAACATCCCcgagctcaacaagaagTGCACCACGCCCTTCCAGCCCGCGGCCAACGGCAAGCCCGCGGCGGCCAAGTGCTGCACCAGCGACATCACCCTCGCCGAGTTCAAGTCTCTCTGCTCCAAGATGGACAGCTTCAACGCCAGCGCCACCACGCCCGCAGACTACCTGGGTGGGATCCCGACCTGGCGCACCGACCTCTACAACACCTGCGGCACCACGCTCTCCCTCAAGGAGCACATCGCCATGACAAAGGCCCTCGGCCTGCAGTTCACCCCCGAGCTCAAGACCCCCGAGGTGCCCATGCCCTTCAAGGGCCACTACACCCAGCAGCAGTACGCCCAGCAGTTCATCGACACCTTCAAGGAAGCGGGAATCCCCCCGTCCCGCGTCTGGCCCCAGAGCTTCCTCTACGACGACCTCCTCTACTGGCTCAAGCACGAGCCCAAGTTCGCCAAGCAGGCCATGTACCTTGACGAGATTGCCGATTTCTACGGCATGGACGCCGCCGTCACGAACCTCACCCAGTACCACGCCGACGGCGTCAAGATCGTCGCCCCTCCCCTGCCGTACCTCGTCACCAGCAAGAACGGCAAGATTGTCCCCAGCGAGTACGCCAAGAAGGCTAAGAAGCTGGGCCTCAAGATCATTACCTGGAGTCTGGAGCGCTCTGGGCCTATTGCTGCCGTGCACGCCAACGGCGACTACTACTATTCTTCCATCCAGGATGTCGTTACGAGGGACGGCGACATTTACACCCTTGTTGATGTGCTGGCTCGACAGGTTGGTGTTTTCGGCATGTTCTCCGACTGGAGTGCTACTGTGACTTACTACGCCAACTGCTTTGGTCTCGGACTGTAAAGGGGGTTTGCTGCGTAGGGGATGGAATTCTTTATTTTTGTCTGTATATGTAATTAATGCTGTGATGAATGGACGATGAAGGAGGTGGAGATATATACGACTTCAGAATAGAGTTGGTGTATACGAGCGAATACTGGTTTCGTTCACCCTCATGGCCGAGTCAAGCTTAGtgtaaaaataaaataaaataagaagaaaaaggtcTATCAACGAAATGATTATagtgagaatgagaatgaatACAAAAGAGATGTCAAGATGCAATCCGTCTTAGTGCGCCAcctcccatcccatccatgtcCCCCTAAATGTTGCCCCGCAGAATAGTAACATTGGCAAAGTTATGAGGAATAGCCTTCAAAGACTGCTTCTTGCCATGGAAGAGCAGATCAAAATACGCCATCAAGATGCCATTCAGATCCTTATCAAGCTGGTGCGGGTCAATGCTTCCCAAAACCTGCGCAATAGCCTCCTTAGCCGCGACCGGAAGATTCAAAGCACTAACAAGCATCAAGTCATCCTTGAACGCTCCGTGCTGGGTGTTGGCAATGGAAAGCTCCATGCGCTTGCCCTTGAGACGAGGCCAGAACTGGTTCCACGACGGATCCTCGGCATCGTGGCCCTCGTGTCCGACCAAGACGAAAGGTTTGGCGACGTTGTTGCTCAGGACAGGGTCCGTCACCATGccgtcaaggtcaaggccgccgatgACGCGCTTGTCAACGTTGATGACATTTGCAGAGGTGGCACCGCCAAAGGAGTGGCCCCAGATGGCGAGCTGCTTGTAATTGATGGTGCCGGGGAAGTCTGCGAGCACGGGCTTCATGACTTTTTGGTTCTCgagctggttgatgatgaaggtaATGTCGTCGGTGCGCACCTATGATTGTCAGTACACGATAATTTCTATATATGGAGTACGAAAAGGGTGCGGGTTACCTTCATAAGCTTTGGGAGAACCTTAGGATCAGAGGGGTCAAAGTCGATGCCCTCGATGATGGTCCCGTCTGGGTACTGGATGGCGGGTGCTTCAAACGGGTGGTCGACGCTGACGACAACATAGCCGTGGCTGGCCAGGGACCGAGCCATAGCACTGTAAATGAGTCGCGACTCCTCGAGACCAGGCTCAAAGAGGATGAGAGGAtatttcttgttcttgttggaAGCCTGGCCGCAAGgggagagcttcttcaggTCGCAAAACTCCATCTGAAACGGCTGATAGAGAGTATCCGGCAGACCAACCTGAGTGGCCTGTTGCCCGTAGCTAGCGGCGACTGGAGGAGTCATGTACGGAACAGTTACAGCAGGGCAGGATCGTCTGGATTTGTCGACCGGGAGGTA contains these protein-coding regions:
- a CDS encoding glycerophosphoryl diester phosphodiesterase family domain-containing protein produces the protein MHFTPSLVAVGLAAIGQVAAKPYPNPAQGLKPIKQIELGPRPYFLVDSMEDGPLKSMLDSCKEMKIKPSSFSIAHRGGGPLQFPEHSRESNLAGARMGAGVLECDVAFTKDLELVCRHSQCDLHTTTNIVNIPELNKKCTTPFQPAANGKPAAAKCCTSDITLAEFKSLCSKMDSFNASATTPADYLGGIPTWRTDLYNTCGTTLSLKEHIAMTKALGLQFTPELKTPEVPMPFKGHYTQQQYAQQFIDTFKEAGIPPSRVWPQSFLYDDLLYWLKHEPKFAKQAMYLDEIADFYGMDAAVTNLTQYHADGVKIVAPPLPYLVTSKNGKIVPSEYAKKAKKLGLKIITWSLERSGPIAAVHANGDYYYSSIQDVVTRDGDIYTLVDVLARQVGVFGMFSDWSATVTYYANCFGLGL
- a CDS encoding platelet-activating factor acetylhydrolase, isoform II domain-containing protein, yielding MRFIGSICLLLSVTRAVLVPGPTGPYAVAMKELPLTDTSRHDPLDPTGKSKSRRLLVSLYLPVDKSRRSCPAVTVPYMTPPVAASYGQQATQVGLPDTLYQPFQMEFCDLKKLSPCGQASNKNKKYPLILFEPGLEESRLIYSAMARSLASHGYVVVSVDHPFEAPAIQYPDGTIIEGIDFDPSDPKVLPKLMKVRTDDITFIINQLENQKVMKPVLADFPGTINYKQLAIWGHSFGGATSANVINVDKRVIGGLDLDGMVTDPVLSNNVAKPFVLVGHEGHDAEDPSWNQFWPRLKGKRMELSIANTQHGAFKDDLMLVSALNLPVAAKEAIAQVLGSIDPHQLDKDLNGILMAYFDLLFHGKKQSLKAIPHNFANVTILRGNI